A genomic segment from Spirochaetaceae bacterium encodes:
- the tyrS gene encoding tyrosine--tRNA ligase translates to MMNIIDSLQARGFVSQITHLNKLKEQAAAGLTVYLGIDPTFTSLHIGHATPVFMLRHLHNAGHKVILLMGGGTGRIGDPSGKTELRKLISYEEIDNNITAIKRQLSNLLNFDDERVIIANNADWLANLNYIDFLRDIGKHFSVNKMLSYEAYKLRLQTGLSFIEFNYQLLQSYDYHILNQRHGANLQIGGDDQWGNITAGIDLIRRLAAAEAGQTEEDTPHKVYGLTCPLITRADGQKMGKSEAGAIFLDKNITSPYDMYQYWRNVDDRDVAKFLKLYTFLPLEEITDLTAAGGAALNQAKARLAHEYVSLIHGKEEADKAAEQAKSFFNGDVAAMPAINLPLNELEGLTFDSLYVKAGLCSSKSEAKRLIEQGGAVVNEQKITDVAALVKSCLADENSLLLKAGKKKFARVVFG, encoded by the coding sequence ATGATGAACATTATCGATAGCCTACAGGCACGCGGCTTTGTTTCGCAAATTACCCATCTTAATAAACTTAAAGAGCAAGCCGCCGCCGGCCTTACCGTTTACTTAGGGATAGACCCAACCTTTACCAGCCTGCACATTGGCCACGCTACCCCCGTTTTTATGCTTAGACATTTGCACAATGCCGGCCATAAAGTTATTTTATTAATGGGCGGCGGTACCGGCCGTATCGGCGACCCATCTGGTAAAACCGAGCTGCGCAAACTGATTAGCTACGAAGAGATAGATAACAATATCACCGCCATCAAACGGCAGCTGAGTAACCTGCTTAACTTTGATGACGAGCGGGTTATCATCGCCAATAATGCCGATTGGCTGGCTAATCTTAATTACATCGATTTTTTACGTGATATTGGCAAACATTTTAGTGTCAACAAAATGCTAAGTTACGAAGCTTACAAATTAAGGCTGCAAACGGGTTTAAGTTTTATCGAATTTAATTACCAACTATTACAAAGTTACGACTACCATATTTTAAACCAAAGGCACGGGGCCAACTTGCAAATTGGCGGCGATGACCAATGGGGGAACATTACGGCAGGGATAGATTTAATCAGGCGGCTTGCCGCCGCCGAAGCGGGACAAACCGAAGAAGATACCCCGCATAAAGTTTATGGTTTAACCTGCCCGCTTATCACCCGGGCCGATGGCCAAAAAATGGGGAAAAGCGAAGCCGGGGCGATTTTTTTAGATAAAAATATCACCAGCCCTTACGATATGTACCAATATTGGCGCAACGTTGATGACCGCGATGTAGCCAAATTTTTGAAGCTGTACACTTTTTTACCGTTAGAAGAAATAACCGACCTTACCGCTGCCGGCGGAGCGGCCTTAAACCAAGCTAAAGCCCGCCTTGCCCACGAATATGTTAGCCTGATACACGGTAAAGAAGAAGCCGATAAAGCCGCCGAACAAGCCAAAAGCTTTTTTAACGGCGATGTGGCCGCTATGCCTGCCATCAATCTCCCCTTAAACGAACTTGAGGGTTTAACTTTTGATAGTTTATATGTTAAGGCCGGCTTATGCAGCAGCAAAAGCGAAGCCAAACGGTTAATTGAGCAAGGCGGAGCGGTGGTTAATGAGCAAAAAATAACCGATGTAGCTGCTTTAGTAAAAAGCTGCCTAGCCGATGAGAATAGCCTGCTGCTTAAAGCCGGCAAGAAGAAATTTGCACGAGTGGTGTTTGGGTAA